Proteins from one Rosa chinensis cultivar Old Blush chromosome 7, RchiOBHm-V2, whole genome shotgun sequence genomic window:
- the LOC112176813 gene encoding protein ACTIVITY OF BC1 COMPLEX KINASE 3, chloroplastic has protein sequence MGGVAVAVLQPFTLCRPRGGWTPTTRPRSCAVKSRRNGIRVRVKPARAALVEARPTAIRVRDDDVVDGGDRSVKVQIYRGGAVDRADDIQAEARALARAANASVYSPEFLVVKYGSSPVKVIRRTLKILTGLGSFGLSLLIDQRKGVIDQNKRRRAVELRQIFTRLGPTFVKLGQGLSTRPDVCPTEYLEELSELQDALPTFPNAEAFACIEKELGVPLDSIYSCISPSPIAAASLGQVYKAKLKSSGQVVAVKVQRPGIEEAIGLDFYLIRNLGFVINKYVDVVTTDVVALIDEFARRVYQELNYVQEGQNARRFKKLYADKKDVLVPDIFWDYTSSKVLTMEWVNGVKLNEQAAIEGQGLKVLDLVNTGIQCSLRQLLEYGYFHADPHPGNLLATPEGKLAFLDFGMMSETPEEARYAIIGHVVHMVNRDYEAMANDYYALDFLSPDVDVSPIVPALRDFFDDALNSTVSELNFKTLVDGLGAVLYQYPFNVPAYYALILRSLTVLEGLALYADPNFKVLAASYPYFAKRLLTDPNPYLRDALIELLFKDGKFRWNRLESLLDQGSKDRDFSAKDALQPVLKLLLGPDGEELRTLVVKEAVRVTEAFIWGTAIDTYNIIPDFVKGLIVNGNATGPLAMSIAEQESMIALRDQVIRVWGLLRTSESFDPAMLQPILQVLQQPEARNLGGQVIGGITQRLAARLLQQVLRVPPTVPASNL, from the exons ATGGGAGGCGTCGCCGTCGCCGTTCTTCAGCCGTTCACGCTGTGCCGGCCGCGCGGCGGTTGGACTCCGACGACGAGGCCGAGGAGTTGTGCTGTTAAGAGCAGGAGGAACGGCATCAGAGTGAGGGTGAAGCCAGCGAGGGCTGCTCTGGTGGAGGCTAGACCGACGGCGATAAGAGTTAGAGACGATGACGTCGTCGACGGAGGTGATAGGTCGGTGAAGGTGCAGATCTATCGAGGCGGCGCCGTTGATCGTGCGGACGATATTCAGGCGGAGGCAAGGGCCTTGGCACGTGCCGCAAATGCCTCCGTTTACAGCCCCGAGTTTCTGGTCGTCAAGTACGGCTCTAGCCCGGTCAAG GTGATTCGGAGGACTCTGAAGATTTTGACAGGGCTAGGTTCGTTTGGGTTGAGTTTGCTTATTGATCAAAGGAAAGGCGTGATCGATCAGAATAAAAGACGGCGAGCTGTGGAGCTCAGGCAAATTTTCACTCGTTTGGGACCTACTTTTGTCAAATTAGGTCAGGGCTTGTCAACAAGGCCTGACGTCTGTCCGACGGAGTATCTGGAGGAGCTCTCTGAGCTTCAG GATGCTTTGCCGACATTTCCGAATGCAGAAGCATTTGCGTGCATTGAGAAGGAGCTGGGAGTACCACTTGACTCGATTTACTCGTGCATATCTCCATCTCCAATTGCAGCAGCTAGTTTAGGTCAAGTGTACAAAGCTAAACTCAAGTCTTCTGGACAGGTGGTTGCTGTTAAGGTGCAACGCCCTGGCATTGAAGAAGCTATAGGACTAGACTTCTATCTCATCAGAAATCTAGGATTCGTCATAAATAAATATGTTGATGTGGTAACTACGGATGTTGTGGCCCTTATTGATGAATTTGCACGCAGAGTTTATCAAGAGCTCAACTATGTGCAG GAGGGACAAAATGCGAGGAGATTTAAGAAATTGTATGCTGACAAGAAAGATGTTCTTGTCCCAGACATTTTCTGGGATTATACCAGCAGCAAAGTGTTGACAATGGAGTGGGTAAATGGAGTCAAATTAAATGAGCAAGCTGCCATTGAGGGTCAAGGGTTGAAAGTATTGGATCTGGTGAACACTGGCATACAATGCAGCCTCAGACAGCTACTTGAGTATGGATATTTTCATGCAGATCCTCATCCTGGGAATCTCTTGGCAACGCCTGAAGGAAAGCTTGCCTTTCTTGATTTTGGAATGATGAGTGAGACACCAGAAGAAGCTAGATATGCTATAATCGGTCATGTTGTTCACATGGTTAATCGGGATTATGAAGCTATGGCTAATGATTACTATGCTCTAGATTTCTTATCGCCTGATGTAGATGTTTCTCCAATTGTACCAGCACTCCGGGACTTCTTTGATGATGCACTTAATTCTACTGTTAGTGAACTTAATTTTAAAACACTGGTGGATGGTCTAGGTGCTGTGTTGTATCAGTATCCATTCAACG TCCCAGCTTATTATGCATTGATATTAAGGTCACTCACTGTACTAGAAGGTTTAGCCCTTTATGCTGATCCTAATTTCAAGGTGCTGGCTGCTTCATACCCATATTTTGCTAAAAGGCTTCTGAcagatccaaatccgtatctcAGAGATGCTCTGATTGAGTTGCTTTTCAAGGATGGAAAGTTTAG GTGGAACCGACTAGAAAGCTTGCTGGATCAAGGAAGCAAGGATAGAGATTTCTCTGCAAAAGATGCTTTACAGCCTGTGTTGAAGTTATTATTGGGTCCAGATGGTGAAGAACTTCGGACTTTAGTTGTAAAGGAGGCTGTGCGTGTCACTGAAGCTTTCATTTGGGGCACAGCTATTGACACATACAATATCATACCCGATTTTGTGAAGGGTTTGATAGTTAATGGCAATGCTACTGGACCACTCGCAATGAGCATTGCTGAACAAGAAAGCATGATAGCACTCCGAGATCAAGTAATCAGGGTTTGGGGACTTCTAAGGACCTCTGAGAGTTTTGATCCTGCCATGTTGCAGCCCATTTTACAA GTCCTTCAACAACCTGAAGCGCGCAACCTAGGGGGACAAGTTATTGGTGGGATCACACAGCGACTTGCAGCACGGTTGCTGCAACAAGTTCTTCGAGTGCCACCAACGGTTCCTGCTTCGAATTTGTGA